From the genome of Venenivibrio stagnispumantis, one region includes:
- the minD gene encoding septum site-determining protein MinD translates to MARVIVVTSGKGGVGKTTITANLSTALASMGKKVLAIDADIGLRNLDMILGLENRIVYDIVDVVEKRVPPEKAFVRDKRGLPLYLLPAAQTKDKDAVKPEQLIEIVESVKENFDYIFIDSPAGIEGGFKTASAPAEEALIVVNPEVSSVRDADRIIGLLESMEKRDMKLIINRIRLHQVKKGEMLSVEDIEEILQIPKIGIIPDEEKLVDFTNKGEPIVLSEEYSASKALRNIAKRLEGFDVPFTELEEKKGFLSRLFGR, encoded by the coding sequence ATGGCAAGAGTAATAGTTGTAACATCAGGAAAAGGTGGTGTTGGAAAAACAACAATAACTGCAAATTTATCTACAGCCCTTGCTTCAATGGGTAAAAAAGTTTTAGCTATAGATGCAGATATAGGGCTAAGAAATCTTGATATGATACTTGGTTTGGAAAACAGAATAGTTTATGATATTGTTGATGTTGTAGAAAAAAGAGTTCCACCGGAAAAAGCATTTGTTAGAGATAAAAGAGGTTTACCTTTATATCTTTTACCGGCAGCCCAGACAAAAGATAAAGATGCAGTAAAACCTGAGCAATTAATAGAAATAGTAGAATCAGTTAAAGAAAATTTTGATTATATCTTTATAGATTCTCCTGCCGGTATAGAAGGAGGATTTAAAACTGCATCTGCACCGGCAGAAGAAGCACTTATCGTAGTTAATCCGGAAGTTTCTTCTGTAAGAGATGCAGACAGAATTATAGGATTACTTGAATCAATGGAAAAAAGAGATATGAAATTAATTATAAATAGGATAAGATTACATCAAGTTAAAAAAGGAGAGATGTTATCTGTAGAAGATATAGAAGAGATTTTACAAATACCTAAGATAGGAATAATCCCTGATGAAGAAAAATTAGTAGATTTTACAAATAAAGGAGAACCTATTGTTCTTTCGGAAGAATATTCAGCCTCCAAAGCATTAAGAAACATAGCAAAAAGATTGGAAGGTTTTGATGTTCCATTTACAGAGTTAGAAGAGAAAAAAGGATTTTTAAGTAGATTATTCGGGAGGTAA
- the minC gene encoding septum site-determining protein MinC, translated as MPIEIKGSTIPALLIKLDKNLSLEENIQELEQKLSSTFFKGSLAVIDFNGLKITDEEREKIDKILQEYNTKLLGLTGIEKTEKKDLIQNITPKKSLKIINKTLRSGQKVEEDSDVVILGDVNQDAYVIASGSIIVMGTLRGIVHAGANGDETAVVMALKLKPQQLRIASYISRSPDNKDEEPEYPEKAYIEENKIVIEKI; from the coding sequence ATGCCTATAGAGATTAAAGGCTCTACAATACCTGCTTTACTTATAAAGCTTGATAAAAATTTGTCCTTAGAGGAAAATATACAAGAGCTTGAACAAAAACTCTCATCTACCTTTTTTAAAGGTTCACTTGCAGTTATAGATTTCAACGGATTAAAAATTACAGATGAAGAAAGAGAAAAAATAGATAAAATCCTTCAAGAGTATAATACAAAATTACTTGGATTAACCGGTATAGAAAAAACAGAAAAAAAAGATTTAATACAAAATATAACACCTAAGAAATCATTAAAAATAATAAATAAAACATTAAGAAGTGGTCAAAAAGTAGAGGAAGATTCTGATGTTGTAATACTTGGAGATGTAAATCAAGATGCTTATGTTATAGCATCGGGAAGTATTATAGTTATGGGAACATTGAGAGGCATAGTCCATGCAGGAGCAAATGGAGATGAAACCGCAGTTGTAATGGCATTAAAATTAAAGCCACAACAACTTAGAATAGCAAGTTATATATCAAGGTCTCCGGATAATAAAGATGAAGAACCGGAATATCCGGAAAAAGCATATATAGAAGAAAATAAGATAGTTATAGAAAAAATATAG